From the genome of Verrucomicrobiota bacterium:
CTACCCGCGTGAGGTATGGATGCCTTCCTCTGCGTGTTCTGCAGATGAAAATGAAAGTGCCGGGTGTCGAGTGCCGGGTGCCGGGTGGGGTTCGGAGCGGCTTTGCCCCACGGGCCTTAATCTGTGTCAATCTGTGTAATCTGTGGACGTTTTCTCGTTTCTGCGTCCTTCTGCGTGTTCTGCGGATGATTCTCAAAGATCTTGGGCAGGAACGACGCTTCGAGGCCGTGACGCGGCGCTATCGTGAGCGCTTTCCATCCCGGTTTACCTCAAAGCCGGCCCGGTCAAAGGAACTCGAAGTATTCGTTCCACTCCCACGGGTCCACACGGTCGTGAAATGCCGGCGTGTCGTAAACGGCGATCGCGGCTTTCGCCTTGTCGACTTCATGCCGCTTGACTGCGACAAACAATTTTATGAACTCCGCTCCCAGCGCTTCCTGCATCACGGTATCCCGCCCCAGCGCATCGAGCGTCTCTTCCAGCCGGGTCGGCAGGTCGATGACGCCGGGCAGCCCGTAGGCCATCCCCGTCACGGGTACGGGCGGTTCGATTTTGTTTTTCAACCCATCGATTCCTGCCGCCAGGCAGGCCGCCATGAGCAAATACGGGTTCGAGGCACCGCAACCGCAGCGATTTTCAATGTGGGTGCTCTCGTCCCCGTTTCCCTTGACGCGAATGGCGGTGGTCCGATTCTCGAAACCCCAGGTCGCGTTGACCGGGGCAAACGAATAAAGTTTGTAACGTTTCGTACAGTTGACCGTCGGCGCCGCCAGCGCGCAGATCGCCCGTGCATGGGCGAGTTGTCCGCCCAGAAAATGGCGGCATACGTCCGATAAACCGTCCTCCCGTCCGGGGTCCGCAAAGGCGTTCCTACCCTCTGACCAGAGCGACTGGTGAAAGTGGCACCCGCTCGCGCTTTGGTCGATGTAAGGTTTGGTCATGAAGGAAGCCGCCATCCCGTGGTGCCGGGCAATTTCTTTAACCCCGTTTTTGAAGGTGAATGCGTGATCGGCGGCGGTCACCCCCCAGGCAGGCGCGAAGTTAATTTCCATCTGTCCCGGCCCATACTCCGCGTTGGCCGTGATGACGTCTACGCCAACCGCAGACATGTGTCGCAAAACGTCATACACCAGCGCCTGGTTGAAATTGTTGCG
Proteins encoded in this window:
- a CDS encoding glutamine synthetase, producing the protein MQLVEISKLLHDRGIEFIRFEQTDTHGISRSKTVPRQHFEYFAQHGLNFLLGQLGFDVQANVAAGTGYLEELGFPDSRIKPDLDTFQILPWTDKTARVLCEPHYVDGRPALAAPRLVVRRLLADLEALGYRLMSGYEYEFYLVDAETHQPPFPGIQIFATLRNNFNQALVYDVLRHMSAVGVDVITANAEYGPGQMEINFAPAWGVTAADHAFTFKNGVKEIARHHGMAASFMTKPYIDQSASGCHFHQSLWSEGRNAFADPGREDGLSDVCRHFLGGQLAHARAICALAAPTVNCTKRYKLYSFAPVNATWGFENRTTAIRVKGNGDESTHIENRCGCGASNPYLLMAACLAAGIDGLKNKIEPPVPVTGMAYGLPGVIDLPTRLEETLDALGRDTVMQEALGAEFIKLFVAVKRHEVDKAKAAIAVYDTPAFHDRVDPWEWNEYFEFL